In a genomic window of Aggregatimonas sangjinii:
- a CDS encoding heme-copper oxidase subunit III codes for MDLTQGTQKVKKDRAKKMMLWFGIVSLLMGFAGWTSAYIVSRSSREDWISDIQLPDAFLISTAIIVLSSITYIIAKRAIQKDNRKLCTYMLVTTLFLGVLFIVTQFQGFRQMLANGYFFTGPTSSIKMSYVFLIAAVHIAHLVAGIISLLVVLYKQVKGRYSSEEYLGVSLGATFWHFLDLLWVYLMLFMSFVQ; via the coding sequence ATGGATTTAACACAGGGTACACAGAAAGTAAAAAAAGACAGGGCGAAAAAAATGATGCTCTGGTTCGGAATCGTGAGTCTGCTCATGGGTTTCGCGGGGTGGACAAGTGCGTATATAGTCAGTCGCAGTAGTCGCGAAGATTGGATTTCGGATATACAGCTGCCCGATGCCTTTCTTATTAGTACCGCAATAATTGTCTTGAGCAGCATCACGTATATCATCGCAAAAAGGGCTATTCAAAAAGACAATAGGAAGCTTTGTACTTATATGCTGGTGACCACCCTTTTCCTAGGTGTCCTTTTTATCGTCACTCAGTTTCAGGGTTTTCGCCAAATGTTGGCGAACGGCTACTTTTTTACCGGCCCTACGAGCAGTATTAAAATGTCGTACGTATTCCTAATCGCCGCGGTGCACATTGCACACTTGGTGGCCGGGATCATATCGCTTTTGGTTGTTTTGTACAAGCAGGTTAAAGGAAGGTACTCTTCCGAGGAGTACCTGGGTGTCTCGTTGGGAGCCACTTTTTGGCACTTTTTAGACCTCCTCTGGGTGTATCTGATGTTATTTATGAGCTTTGTGCAATAA
- the gcvH gene encoding glycine cleavage system protein GcvH — protein MNIPSELKYTKDHEWVRIEGDVAVVGITDFAQGELGDIVYVEVETLDETLAKDEVFGTVEAVKTVSDLFQPLSGEIVAFNTELEDEPEKVNSDPYGDGWMVKIKLSEPSEVDDLLDADAYKELIGA, from the coding sequence ATGAACATACCATCAGAATTAAAATACACCAAAGACCATGAGTGGGTACGAATAGAAGGTGATGTGGCCGTTGTCGGAATTACCGATTTTGCACAAGGCGAACTCGGCGACATCGTTTATGTAGAGGTAGAAACTTTGGATGAGACCTTGGCCAAGGACGAAGTTTTCGGCACCGTTGAAGCAGTAAAAACGGTTTCTGACCTGTTTCAACCCTTAAGCGGTGAAATCGTTGCTTTTAATACGGAGTTGGAGGACGAACCGGAAAAAGTAAATTCAGATCCCTATGGTGATGGATGGATGGTTAAAATAAAACTCTCAGAACCATCGGAGGTTGATGATCTGCTCGATGCCGATGCCTACAAAGAATTAATCGGTGCTTAA
- a CDS encoding MBL fold metallo-hydrolase has protein sequence MKKHLFMSLILLFTLGTSLLMAQDEEVVIKIDTLSTQVFMLTGQGGNIGIYVGLDYVFMIDDQFDRLSGKLKTAITSLTDKPIAFLFNTHMHGDHSGGNAKFNSDAVTLVAQDNVRNRIKSNQQKKLDEGEITTEYFSKMLPEVTFSEDITFYDGDETIMAFHVHNAHTDGDAMVYFTQNNVLHMGDTYFSERYPYIDLKSGGSIRGYIAAHKKALMIINEDTKIIPGHGRPSTFSELQSYVVMLEDIMENVQEQMAAGKTLEEVISDTSLTSKYDANRGDGFIKPERLRQTIYESLMGE, from the coding sequence ATGAAAAAACATTTATTTATGTCCTTAATACTGCTCTTCACGTTGGGTACTTCGCTGTTAATGGCGCAGGACGAAGAGGTTGTCATAAAAATCGATACGCTTTCGACCCAGGTTTTCATGCTTACCGGCCAAGGTGGTAATATCGGTATTTATGTGGGGCTGGACTATGTATTTATGATCGATGACCAATTCGATAGGCTGAGCGGGAAACTAAAAACAGCCATTACATCGTTGACCGACAAGCCGATCGCCTTTCTTTTCAACACCCACATGCATGGCGACCATTCCGGCGGTAATGCCAAATTCAATTCAGATGCCGTTACGCTTGTGGCACAGGACAACGTACGGAATAGGATAAAAAGCAACCAGCAAAAGAAATTGGACGAAGGTGAGATTACCACTGAATACTTCTCGAAAATGTTACCCGAAGTGACTTTTTCCGAAGACATCACCTTTTACGATGGTGATGAGACCATCATGGCTTTTCACGTGCATAATGCCCATACCGATGGTGATGCGATGGTTTATTTTACCCAAAACAATGTTTTGCACATGGGCGACACCTATTTTTCCGAGCGCTACCCATATATCGATTTAAAAAGTGGTGGAAGTATAAGGGGCTATATCGCCGCGCATAAAAAAGCGCTAATGATAATTAATGAGGATACCAAGATCATACCAGGGCACGGACGCCCCTCTACATTCTCAGAGCTCCAGAGCTATGTGGTGATGTTAGAGGATATTATGGAGAATGTTCAGGAACAAATGGCTGCCGGAAAAACCTTGGAAGAGGTGATTTCTGATACTTCGTTAACCTCTAAGTACGATGCGAACCGAGGTGATGGTTTTATCAAGCCGGAAAGACTGCGGCAAACGATTTACGAGAGTCTAATGGGAGAATAG
- a CDS encoding energy transducer TonB → MELKKNPKADVGRNSGLYFVIGLALVMALTYGALEWKTYDDSGEYDISMNVDDDLDEEVPMTEQIKTPPPPPPPAAPEIIEVVEDEEEVEETVIESTETSQEEEIIEVEDVATEEVDEDIDVPFAVIEDVPIFPGCEGESNKRACFQKMMQKHISKNFRYPEIAQDMGVQGRVSVMFTIQKDGSIGNVRMRGPDKNLEKEAARIISKLPKMTPGKQRGRAVRVPFSIPITFKLQ, encoded by the coding sequence ATGGAACTGAAAAAAAATCCGAAAGCCGATGTAGGCCGCAATAGCGGACTCTATTTCGTTATAGGGCTGGCGTTGGTAATGGCGCTTACATACGGTGCGCTCGAATGGAAAACATACGACGACAGCGGCGAGTACGACATTTCTATGAACGTTGATGATGATTTAGATGAAGAAGTGCCGATGACAGAGCAAATTAAAACACCGCCACCGCCACCGCCACCAGCGGCTCCTGAAATTATCGAGGTGGTTGAAGACGAAGAGGAGGTTGAGGAAACGGTGATCGAATCTACGGAGACCTCACAAGAAGAGGAAATCATCGAAGTAGAGGACGTGGCAACTGAAGAGGTTGACGAAGATATCGATGTTCCTTTTGCGGTTATTGAAGACGTACCCATCTTCCCAGGATGTGAGGGGGAAAGCAATAAAAGAGCCTGTTTTCAAAAAATGATGCAAAAGCACATTAGTAAAAACTTCCGTTATCCTGAAATCGCTCAAGATATGGGTGTTCAAGGTAGGGTAAGTGTAATGTTCACCATTCAAAAGGATGGTAGCATCGGAAACGTAAGAATGCGTGGCCCCGATAAGAACTTAGAAAAAGAAGCTGCCCGTATCATAAGTAAGCTGCCCAAAATGACGCCTGGTAAGCAAAGGGGTAGAGCGGTTAGGGTACCTTTCAGTATTCCGATTACCTTCAAATTACAATAG
- a CDS encoding VanZ family protein, with amino-acid sequence MLKNSGFTIVFLLWMGFVTVMSLISLSGVSAPTLRIPHMDKIVHFTFYFVATILGCFFARERTDGKLKLQKATMIFSLVTIIYGIIIEVLQHKLTVTRDGNIFDALANITGTFVGALIIIVVFSSNGRLKWRP; translated from the coding sequence GTGCTTAAAAACTCCGGATTCACCATTGTTTTTTTACTTTGGATGGGTTTTGTGACCGTTATGAGTCTCATTTCTTTATCCGGTGTTAGTGCCCCTACACTGCGTATTCCACATATGGATAAAATCGTACACTTTACCTTTTACTTCGTTGCAACGATTTTAGGCTGTTTTTTCGCAAGGGAACGCACCGATGGTAAGCTGAAACTTCAGAAAGCTACCATGATTTTTTCATTGGTAACTATCATTTATGGAATAATTATTGAGGTATTACAACACAAGTTAACCGTTACCAGAGACGGAAATATATTCGATGCTTTGGCCAACATAACGGGTACTTTTGTCGGTGCACTGATTATAATTGTGGTGTTTTCATCAAATGGTCGTTTAAAATGGAGGCCGTAA
- the cyoE gene encoding heme o synthase → MKTAVGTAKNNTWALGFSDFKEITKARLAISVVFSSVAGYFLGAPEINWFSILLLSFGGYCMVGASNAYNQVIEKDLDALMKRTMNRPIPAGRMTVNKAMVIAIIMTVLGVIALYYLNPKTAMFGAISIFLYTSCYTPLKTKTPLAVFVGAIPGAIPFMLGWVAATDDFGIEPGTLFMIQFFWQFPHFWALGWMLDDDYKKGGFKMLPTGKKDKGTALQIIMYTFWMLLISIIPVFGITGDLQLSILAAVIVFLMGAVMLFFAFRLYERRDNTSAKKLMLASVSYITLMQLVYVGDKMIRGWI, encoded by the coding sequence ATGAAAACGGCGGTTGGCACGGCAAAAAACAATACTTGGGCCCTAGGTTTTTCCGATTTCAAGGAAATAACGAAGGCACGCCTTGCCATTAGTGTGGTGTTTTCTTCGGTAGCAGGGTATTTTTTAGGGGCTCCGGAAATCAATTGGTTTTCTATTCTGTTATTGTCTTTTGGTGGCTACTGTATGGTTGGGGCTTCCAACGCATACAATCAGGTCATTGAAAAGGATTTGGATGCGCTCATGAAGCGTACCATGAACAGACCGATTCCCGCAGGAAGAATGACGGTCAATAAGGCGATGGTCATTGCAATAATCATGACGGTTCTCGGTGTTATCGCATTGTACTACCTGAACCCGAAAACGGCGATGTTCGGAGCCATATCCATTTTTCTATACACCAGTTGCTATACCCCTTTAAAAACGAAAACGCCTCTTGCGGTTTTCGTCGGTGCCATACCGGGCGCCATTCCCTTTATGTTGGGGTGGGTGGCGGCCACCGATGATTTCGGTATAGAGCCGGGAACCTTGTTCATGATACAGTTCTTTTGGCAGTTTCCGCATTTTTGGGCCTTAGGATGGATGCTTGATGACGACTACAAAAAAGGCGGCTTTAAAATGTTGCCAACCGGAAAAAAGGATAAGGGAACGGCCCTACAGATTATTATGTACACCTTTTGGATGTTGCTGATTTCCATAATCCCCGTATTCGGGATAACTGGCGACCTGCAGCTCTCGATACTCGCAGCGGTCATCGTTTTCCTCATGGGTGCGGTAATGCTGTTTTTTGCATTTCGATTGTATGAAAGAAGAGATAATACCTCCGCCAAAAAGCTGATGTTGGCCAGTGTAAGTTACATTACGCTAATGCAGCTGGTTTATGTAGGGGATAAGATGATACGAGGATGGATTTAA